One part of the Streptomyces sp. AM 2-1-1 genome encodes these proteins:
- a CDS encoding GTPase-associated protein 1-related protein has protein sequence MSLAQLHYTSAAPGDEGTVGRFTAVGPGIPTALLPEIEPLLGYEAPGDVPFLPTDTELRSLPQVFSFTHLSDGSRLLVRSVPLAPPGTGSGPLRFHTHGVLLPAGARLAAGRLPIAAWRSPRWASVTPSGAVPDPLTSPHTGPGLEREALGDFAVSRGPWLAAVFADLRRVRLESAAGACAPVALVERQSEDVARWLGLAVSVLPPDHAEELTFTTYSRRPSLAPQQVIGVLPEDAHLLDAAEFRVHVCGGPHGRPSPPSRDTWAETAARVWRGRAPELFERARALPGEPFAAGPLAVTALCAGISLGSAERSAAAGWAAERPYALDAEQTRKLVAALTAPGLDDRSGGEFDALGRLFGALDGRSPAATTAPLAAMLVTEAVRGGNGSLELPARSAFAGPGGKAVSEALAPEILAELGGTGAVFDIARTVQLLRVAKLLDVDCAGLLPSVVDRTAHALLAAPGFTWGPALLELLDEQFDVRTALLVALDRIAPDDPAAMERLLDRIALPFTGTQTLPHLRMCAESGAIRAGCGEDRAAALGRVLRTAGISPFAEPLVLRSAVGLVWADREPTAQEARMLLEAATSDAHRSAGTWSHLVGAALRAPAHETDAADLAHDLLRGFPHQIRGRERGALLLLDFARSMRGAGTPADAGGTDSASGRAAAGPGWAERALALRPAAEPVEPAVLGHAFDALARRLLAPGRPEDELYAFVHTGDPDLLDSYARVAREEAVRARLRSDPAFAADCYLAWSSHPHAGAHWARTSTALLEEVLRPAVRELSAAGVQAVEEAVGRAGSSGRTEAFRAWNRRPSGTLGRFGRRLAGKVRRP, from the coding sequence ATGAGCCTCGCGCAGTTGCACTACACCTCGGCCGCGCCGGGGGACGAGGGAACGGTGGGACGGTTCACCGCCGTCGGCCCCGGGATACCCACGGCACTGCTCCCGGAGATCGAACCCCTGCTGGGGTACGAGGCCCCCGGGGACGTGCCGTTCCTGCCCACGGACACCGAACTGCGTTCACTCCCGCAGGTGTTCAGTTTCACCCATCTCTCGGACGGCAGCAGGCTGCTGGTCCGGTCGGTGCCGCTGGCCCCGCCCGGCACCGGGTCCGGCCCGCTCCGGTTCCACACCCACGGCGTCCTGCTGCCCGCCGGAGCCCGGCTCGCGGCCGGCCGGTTGCCGATCGCCGCGTGGCGCTCACCCCGCTGGGCGTCCGTCACGCCCAGCGGGGCGGTACCCGACCCGCTCACCTCGCCGCACACCGGTCCCGGCCTGGAGCGGGAGGCCCTCGGTGACTTCGCGGTCTCCCGGGGGCCGTGGCTCGCCGCCGTCTTCGCCGACCTGCGCCGCGTACGGCTCGAGAGCGCGGCGGGCGCCTGCGCGCCGGTGGCGCTGGTGGAGCGGCAGAGCGAGGACGTGGCCCGCTGGCTCGGGCTGGCCGTCTCGGTGCTCCCGCCGGACCACGCAGAGGAGTTGACCTTCACCACGTACTCCCGGCGTCCCTCCCTCGCCCCGCAGCAGGTGATCGGCGTGCTCCCGGAGGACGCCCACCTGCTGGACGCCGCCGAGTTCCGGGTGCACGTGTGCGGCGGTCCGCACGGCCGCCCGTCGCCGCCTTCCCGGGACACCTGGGCCGAGACCGCCGCCCGGGTCTGGCGTGGCCGGGCACCCGAGCTCTTCGAGCGGGCACGCGCATTGCCCGGCGAGCCCTTCGCCGCCGGACCGCTGGCCGTCACCGCCCTCTGCGCGGGCATCTCCCTGGGGTCCGCGGAGCGTTCCGCGGCGGCCGGCTGGGCGGCCGAGCGGCCGTACGCGCTGGACGCGGAGCAGACCCGGAAGCTGGTGGCCGCGCTCACCGCGCCCGGCCTCGACGACCGCAGCGGGGGCGAGTTCGACGCGCTGGGCCGGCTGTTCGGCGCGCTGGACGGCCGCTCCCCCGCCGCCACGACCGCCCCGCTCGCCGCGATGCTGGTGACCGAGGCGGTACGCGGCGGCAACGGCTCCCTCGAACTCCCCGCCAGGAGTGCCTTCGCCGGCCCCGGGGGCAAGGCCGTCTCCGAGGCCCTCGCCCCGGAGATCCTGGCCGAACTGGGCGGCACGGGAGCGGTCTTCGACATCGCGCGGACCGTGCAGCTGCTGCGGGTGGCGAAGCTCCTCGACGTCGACTGCGCCGGGTTGCTGCCCTCCGTGGTGGACCGGACGGCCCACGCTCTCCTGGCCGCCCCCGGCTTCACCTGGGGACCGGCCCTGCTGGAGCTGTTGGACGAGCAGTTCGACGTCCGGACCGCCCTCCTGGTGGCCCTCGACCGGATCGCGCCGGACGATCCGGCCGCCATGGAGCGGCTGTTGGACCGGATCGCCCTTCCGTTCACCGGCACCCAGACGCTCCCGCACCTGCGCATGTGCGCCGAGTCGGGTGCGATCAGAGCGGGGTGCGGGGAGGACCGGGCCGCCGCGCTCGGCAGGGTGCTGCGGACCGCCGGAATCTCCCCGTTCGCCGAGCCGTTGGTGCTGCGCTCCGCGGTGGGCCTCGTCTGGGCGGACAGGGAACCGACCGCCCAGGAAGCCCGGATGCTGCTGGAGGCGGCCACCTCCGACGCGCACCGCAGCGCGGGCACCTGGTCGCACCTGGTCGGCGCGGCGCTGCGCGCACCGGCCCACGAGACGGACGCGGCCGACCTGGCGCACGACCTGCTGCGCGGCTTCCCGCACCAGATCCGGGGGCGGGAGCGCGGTGCCCTGCTGCTGCTCGACTTCGCCCGTTCGATGCGCGGTGCCGGCACCCCCGCGGACGCCGGCGGAACGGACAGTGCGTCGGGCCGGGCGGCTGCCGGCCCCGGCTGGGCGGAGCGGGCGCTCGCCCTGCGCCCGGCGGCCGAACCGGTGGAACCCGCGGTCCTGGGCCACGCCTTCGACGCGCTCGCCCGCCGTCTGCTGGCCCCGGGCCGGCCCGAGGACGAGCTGTACGCCTTCGTGCACACCGGCGACCCCGACCTGCTGGACTCCTATGCCCGGGTCGCGCGGGAGGAAGCCGTACGGGCCCGACTGCGGTCCGACCCCGCGTTCGCCGCCGACTGCTACCTGGCCTGGAGCTCCCATCCGCACGCGGGCGCGCACTGGGCGCGGACCAGTACGGCGCTGCTGGAGGAGGTGCTGCGCCCCGCCGTGCGCGAGCTCTCCGCGGCCGGGGTCCAAGCGGTCGAGGAAGCCGTCGGGCGGGCCGGGAGCAGCGGCCGGACTGAGGCTTTCCGCGCGTGGAACCGGCGCCCGTCGGGCACGCTCGGCCGGTTCGGCCGCCGACTGGCGGGCAAGGTACGCCGCCCCTGA
- a CDS encoding TIGR03086 family metal-binding protein → MSDIDLLAGILSKTGDLVEGVHPDQLSLPTTCASYDVEALRNHLVGWLQVFRAGCEGRAYEGDPAAHVCGDDPAGEFRTAADGVLAAWRTNGFDRQVRVREGELPARMVFDMTLMEYLGHGWDLAVATGQPVPFTEEEAAEALARAEVTLPPRFRGEGQAFGEIVPVAEDAPAVDRFVGFLGRDPGAARPSAS, encoded by the coding sequence ATGAGTGACATCGATCTCCTGGCCGGAATCCTGTCCAAGACCGGGGACCTCGTCGAGGGCGTCCACCCGGACCAGCTCTCGCTGCCGACCACGTGCGCGTCCTACGACGTGGAGGCGCTCCGCAACCACCTCGTGGGCTGGCTCCAGGTCTTCCGGGCCGGTTGCGAGGGCCGTGCGTACGAGGGCGACCCGGCGGCCCACGTCTGCGGGGACGACCCGGCCGGTGAGTTCCGGACCGCGGCGGACGGGGTGCTGGCCGCGTGGCGGACCAACGGGTTCGATCGTCAGGTCCGGGTGCGGGAGGGCGAGTTGCCCGCGCGGATGGTGTTCGACATGACGCTGATGGAGTACCTGGGGCACGGCTGGGACCTCGCCGTCGCGACCGGGCAGCCGGTCCCCTTCACCGAGGAGGAGGCCGCCGAGGCGCTGGCCCGCGCGGAGGTCACGCTGCCGCCGCGGTTCCGGGGCGAGGGGCAGGCGTTCGGCGAGATCGTGCCGGTCGCCGAGGACGCACCGGCCGTGGACCGGTTCGTGGGGTTCCTCGGACGCGACCCGGGAGCGGCGCGGCCGTCCGCCTCCTGA